A portion of the Bacillus thuringiensis genome contains these proteins:
- a CDS encoding SRPBCC family protein, translated as MAHTTTSMEIFASPEQVWQLIGGFNSLPDWLPYIPSSKLTEGGRVRHLANPDGDTIIERLEVFNDKERYYTYSIMNAPFPVTNYLSTIQVKEGTESNTSLVEWSGTFTPVEVSDEEAINLFHGIYSDGLKALQQAFLD; from the coding sequence ATGGCACATACTACTACATCTATGGAAATTTTTGCTTCACCTGAACAAGTATGGCAATTAATCGGAGGTTTCAACTCCCTTCCAGACTGGTTACCTTATATACCTAGCAGTAAATTAACTGAAGGCGGTCGTGTACGTCATCTTGCTAATCCAGATGGCGATACAATTATAGAACGCTTAGAAGTATTCAATGATAAAGAGCGCTACTACACGTATTCAATCATGAATGCACCGTTCCCAGTCACTAATTATCTATCTACAATCCAGGTTAAAGAAGGTACTGAAAGTAACACATCGTTAGTAGAGTGGTCTGGTACGTTCACTCCTGTTGAAGTTAGTGATGAAGAAGCAATTAATCTGTTTCATGGTATTTACAGCGATGGACTGAAAGCATTACAGCAAGCATTTCTAGATTAA
- a CDS encoding cyclopropane-fatty-acyl-phospholipid synthase — protein sequence MVEELFYKKILKNLFSDSVQITLWNGETIQYGEGEPQFHITFHKPLSKKEIAKDPSIAFGEAYMNGDLEIEGNLEKAIQSIYKRQDSFLGDSKLQYFKSKWNFSKQKNKEHIAHHYDIGNDFYKLWLDETMTYSCAYFQNEQDSLTTAQHNKVNHILKKLNLQKGDTLLDIGCGWGELITAAAKQYGVKAMGVTLSEEQYAKTSERIKQEGLTDLVEVSLLDYRDIKNRKFDKIVSVGMIEHVGKDNITQYFETVNKLLNDGGISLLHCITSPANGGATNGWIEKYIFPGGYVPAVNELITNMTNEQFFIVDVESLRRHYGNTLQHWARNFENVLEEVCKTKDERFIRMWRLYLNACAASFFTGNIDLHQFVFTKGINDTIPMTRSYMYE from the coding sequence ATGGTTGAAGAACTTTTTTATAAAAAAATACTTAAAAATCTGTTTTCAGATTCAGTTCAAATTACACTTTGGAATGGAGAAACAATACAATATGGCGAAGGGGAACCGCAATTTCATATAACATTCCATAAGCCGCTCTCAAAAAAAGAAATTGCTAAGGATCCTTCTATTGCATTCGGTGAAGCATATATGAATGGGGACCTTGAAATAGAGGGGAATCTTGAAAAAGCAATTCAATCTATTTATAAAAGGCAGGATAGCTTTTTAGGAGATAGTAAGTTGCAATATTTCAAAAGTAAATGGAATTTCTCAAAACAAAAAAATAAAGAACATATTGCTCACCATTATGATATTGGGAACGATTTCTATAAATTATGGCTTGATGAGACAATGACATATTCTTGTGCGTATTTCCAAAATGAACAAGATTCTTTAACGACAGCGCAGCATAATAAAGTGAATCATATTTTGAAAAAGTTGAACCTTCAAAAAGGTGATACGCTATTAGACATCGGTTGTGGGTGGGGTGAACTCATTACAGCTGCCGCTAAACAGTACGGTGTGAAAGCGATGGGAGTAACGTTAAGTGAGGAACAATACGCTAAGACTTCCGAGCGAATTAAACAAGAGGGACTTACGGATTTAGTTGAAGTATCTTTACTTGATTACCGCGATATTAAGAATCGTAAATTTGATAAAATTGTTAGTGTAGGTATGATCGAACATGTAGGAAAAGACAACATTACGCAATACTTTGAAACAGTTAACAAACTACTAAATGATGGCGGGATTTCTCTGCTGCATTGCATTACTTCTCCGGCTAATGGTGGTGCTACGAATGGTTGGATTGAAAAATATATATTCCCTGGTGGGTATGTTCCTGCTGTTAACGAATTAATCACGAACATGACAAACGAACAATTTTTCATTGTTGATGTGGAAAGCTTACGTAGACATTACGGGAATACATTACAACATTGGGCTCGAAATTTTGAAAACGTACTAGAGGAAGTTTGCAAAACGAAAGATGAGCGATTTATCCGCATGTGGCGTTTATATTTAAATGCATGTGCAGCTTCGTTCTTTACAGGTAATATTGATTTACATCAATTTGTATTTACAAAAGGGATTAATGATACAATTCCGATGACACGTTCGTATATGTATGAATAA
- a CDS encoding aminoglycoside phosphotransferase family protein produces the protein MDISIITAQLVKEKVISHYPNSVKALNGGTTSTIYLLDEQYVVKLNESDVIREEGYFLQFYKQDELFPKFLYKEPLNRHIVYSFLEGTTSCKLGHKRSVLCKLVKEVINKYEVATEVDGWGWKESPVQSWSEFLTKNVIEAHENVRRYISEEEYRTVLKLANRDVGINQPFLLHGDLGFHNFIFKENELHGVIDPLPVLGDPMYDLMYAFCSTPENLTKETIDYAMKQCVFHKKDRDLYEEIVIGLYLRIDRCLRHHPKDLEDYLAAWRYWMGEVETTL, from the coding sequence ATGGACATTTCAATAATCACTGCACAACTAGTTAAGGAAAAAGTTATTTCACATTATCCAAATAGCGTAAAAGCATTAAACGGGGGTACGACAAGTACTATATATTTGTTAGATGAACAATACGTTGTAAAGTTGAATGAATCGGATGTCATACGTGAAGAAGGTTATTTTCTTCAGTTTTATAAACAGGACGAATTATTTCCAAAGTTTTTATATAAGGAACCTTTAAATCGCCATATTGTTTATTCATTCCTTGAGGGCACAACTTCTTGCAAACTAGGCCATAAACGGAGTGTTCTTTGTAAACTTGTAAAGGAAGTTATCAATAAGTATGAAGTAGCTACAGAGGTAGATGGCTGGGGATGGAAAGAAAGTCCGGTTCAATCTTGGAGTGAATTTTTAACAAAAAATGTGATAGAAGCTCATGAAAATGTAAGACGTTACATAAGTGAAGAAGAGTATAGAACGGTTCTTAAGTTAGCGAATAGGGACGTTGGAATAAATCAGCCGTTTTTATTGCATGGTGATCTTGGATTTCATAACTTTATATTTAAAGAGAATGAGCTGCACGGTGTAATTGATCCTTTACCAGTGTTAGGAGATCCTATGTATGATTTAATGTATGCGTTTTGTTCAACTCCGGAAAATTTAACAAAAGAAACAATCGATTATGCGATGAAACAATGTGTATTTCATAAAAAAGACCGTGATTTATATGAAGAAATAGTCATAGGCTTATATTTACGTATAGATAGGTGTTTACGGCACCACCCGAAAGATTTAGAAGATTATTTAGCAGCTTGGCGTTATTGGATGGGTGAGGTTGAGACTACTTTATAG
- a CDS encoding winged helix-turn-helix transcriptional regulator — protein sequence MKTYNIPVEATLEVIGGKWKVVILCHLKKDKKRTCELKQLMSGITQKMLTQQLRELEEDGVIERKVYNQVPPKVEYSLTDYGHSLDSILDTLCNWGENHLEKNGNTSMLITAAE from the coding sequence ATGAAAACATACAATATTCCTGTAGAGGCAACTTTAGAGGTTATCGGTGGAAAGTGGAAAGTAGTTATCCTTTGTCATTTAAAGAAAGACAAAAAGAGAACGTGCGAATTAAAACAATTAATGTCTGGTATTACACAAAAGATGTTAACGCAACAATTACGTGAATTAGAAGAAGATGGTGTAATCGAGAGAAAAGTGTATAACCAAGTGCCACCAAAAGTAGAATACTCTTTAACTGATTACGGTCATTCTTTAGATTCTATACTCGATACTCTTTGTAACTGGGGAGAAAATCATCTTGAAAAGAATGGTAACACGTCTATGCTTATAACCGCAGCTGAATAA
- a CDS encoding oxidoreductase → MTLTMGFIGFGKSANRYHLPYLKTRKNIKVKTIFVRQINEELAAPYEEKGVYFTTDLDELLNDNEIQVVTICTPAHTHYELAKKVILAGKSVIVEKPFCDTVEHAKELLALGREKGVVVMPYQNRRFDGDFLAVKQVVEQGFLGDIIEIESHIDYFRPGSITHEAPKEEGSFYSLGIHTMDRMISLFGRPDTVTYDIRNNEMEGAVDNYFDVGLHYGNQLKIKLKTNHVVAKDYPRFIVHGTNGSFIKYGEDQQENDLKAGIMPESAGFGEDSPMYYGVAKYRNANGDWIEKQIKTPLGDYGRFYDAAYDTIVNGAPKLVKDEEAVTNIEILENGFAAPSPSVYKLEALHLNE, encoded by the coding sequence ATGACATTAACAATGGGCTTTATTGGATTTGGAAAATCAGCTAACCGTTATCACCTACCTTATCTGAAGACACGTAAAAATATAAAAGTAAAAACGATTTTTGTGCGTCAAATAAATGAAGAATTAGCGGCTCCATATGAGGAAAAAGGTGTTTACTTCACTACTGATTTGGACGAATTGTTGAATGACAATGAAATTCAAGTAGTGACGATTTGTACGCCAGCACATACGCATTATGAATTAGCAAAAAAAGTTATACTAGCCGGAAAATCAGTTATCGTTGAAAAACCATTTTGCGATACAGTAGAACATGCGAAAGAATTATTAGCTTTAGGACGAGAGAAAGGTGTAGTCGTTATGCCTTATCAAAATCGCCGTTTTGATGGTGATTTTTTAGCTGTGAAGCAAGTAGTTGAACAAGGATTCCTTGGTGATATTATTGAGATTGAATCGCATATTGATTATTTCCGTCCTGGTTCAATCACTCATGAAGCTCCAAAAGAAGAAGGTTCATTTTACAGTTTAGGTATTCATACGATGGACCGCATGATTTCACTATTCGGCCGTCCAGATACGGTGACATACGATATTCGTAATAATGAAATGGAAGGTGCGGTTGATAACTATTTCGATGTTGGTCTACATTACGGAAATCAGTTGAAGATTAAGCTGAAAACGAACCATGTCGTAGCAAAAGATTATCCACGCTTTATCGTTCATGGAACAAATGGATCATTTATTAAATACGGTGAAGATCAGCAGGAAAATGATTTGAAAGCGGGTATTATGCCTGAGAGTGCAGGATTTGGTGAAGATTCACCGATGTACTATGGAGTTGCTAAGTATCGTAATGCAAATGGTGACTGGATTGAAAAACAAATTAAAACGCCGCTTGGTGATTACGGTCGTTTCTATGATGCAGCTTATGACACAATTGTAAATGGTGCACCAAAACTTGTGAAAGATGAAGAAGCGGTAACGAATATTGAAATCTTAGAAAATGGATTTGCTGCCCCATCACCTTCAGTCTACAAACTTGAGGCTTTACATTTGAATGAATAG
- a CDS encoding GntR family transcriptional regulator, with translation MASGSTQVKYLGIYQKIKQQILDGEYKINEKIPSSPVLAEEFDVSALTIKKALDLLVRDGYIIRRRGSGTVVQDWRQQEKARMIQTLTGTKAVYGSEVESKIIEFAIVGADEVVAEKLGVSIGDFVYKIIRLRIIHSIPTIMEHTWMPISVIPGVEASVLEESIYSHIQNKLGFEVGTSVVRVKGIRPDDREKQFMNLTNQDFLMRVEQVAYLTDGRTFEYSYADHLPETFEFETVITAKKL, from the coding sequence ATGGCAAGCGGATCAACACAAGTAAAATACCTCGGCATTTATCAAAAGATTAAACAGCAAATTTTAGACGGTGAATATAAAATCAATGAAAAAATTCCGAGTAGCCCCGTCCTTGCTGAAGAATTTGATGTTTCAGCACTTACTATTAAAAAAGCGCTGGATCTGTTAGTAAGAGACGGCTACATCATCCGCCGGCGCGGAAGTGGAACAGTGGTGCAAGATTGGCGTCAGCAGGAAAAGGCACGAATGATTCAAACTTTAACAGGTACGAAAGCTGTTTACGGCAGTGAGGTAGAAAGTAAAATTATAGAGTTTGCGATTGTTGGTGCTGATGAAGTAGTTGCTGAGAAATTGGGAGTTTCAATCGGTGATTTCGTCTATAAAATCATTCGCCTCCGCATCATTCACAGCATTCCGACGATTATGGAGCATACATGGATGCCAATCTCGGTTATCCCAGGTGTTGAGGCTTCTGTTTTAGAGGAGTCGATATACTCACATATTCAAAATAAACTTGGTTTTGAAGTAGGGACATCTGTTGTCAGAGTTAAAGGAATTCGCCCAGATGATAGGGAAAAGCAGTTTATGAATTTAACAAATCAGGATTTCCTCATGCGAGTTGAACAAGTAGCTTACTTAACGGATGGACGAACTTTTGAATATTCTTATGCAGATCATCTACCGGAAACCTTTGAGTTTGAAACAGTCATTACGGCAAAAAAGTTATAA
- a CDS encoding aldo/keto reductase: MSKLLKEKIGFGTAPLGNMYRNIPEEEAIATVDAAWDNGVRYFDTAPLYGSGLAEIRLGEALSKRNRDDYFLSTKVGRTISDELEDPSARDLGEKGGLFEFGRKNKMINDYSADATLRSIEQSLKRLKTDRLDFVFIHDLAQDFYGDEWISQFETARTGAFRALKRLREEGVIKGWGLGVNKVESIELMLDLEEAKPNISLLAGRYSLLDHERALQRVMPAAVKHNMDIVVGGPYSSGILAGGAHFEYQKASPEIIAKVEKMKALADRHDISIKAAALQFSLANPAVAAVVPGASKPERIVEDQNALNTVIPAAFWEEMREQKLVAPNAPLPINVK; encoded by the coding sequence ATGAGTAAATTACTAAAAGAAAAAATCGGTTTTGGTACAGCACCACTAGGAAATATGTACCGTAATATCCCAGAGGAAGAAGCAATCGCTACAGTGGATGCTGCTTGGGACAATGGTGTTCGTTACTTTGATACAGCTCCACTTTATGGATCTGGCTTAGCAGAAATTCGTCTTGGTGAAGCACTGTCAAAAAGAAATCGTGATGATTACTTTTTAAGCACCAAAGTAGGTCGAACGATTTCAGATGAACTAGAAGATCCATCTGCACGTGATTTAGGTGAAAAAGGCGGACTTTTCGAATTTGGTCGCAAAAATAAAATGATCAATGACTATAGCGCAGATGCAACACTTCGTTCTATCGAGCAAAGTTTGAAACGTTTAAAAACAGATCGTCTAGACTTTGTATTCATTCATGATTTAGCACAAGACTTTTATGGTGATGAGTGGATTTCACAATTTGAAACAGCTCGAACAGGAGCATTCCGTGCGCTAAAACGTTTACGTGAAGAAGGAGTTATTAAGGGCTGGGGGCTTGGAGTAAACAAAGTAGAATCAATTGAACTTATGCTTGATTTAGAAGAAGCGAAACCAAATATATCCTTATTAGCTGGTCGCTATTCATTATTAGACCACGAACGTGCATTGCAACGAGTAATGCCTGCAGCTGTAAAGCATAATATGGATATTGTTGTTGGTGGCCCATATAGCTCAGGTATTCTTGCTGGCGGCGCTCACTTCGAATATCAAAAAGCATCGCCAGAAATTATTGCAAAAGTTGAGAAAATGAAAGCTCTTGCAGATCGTCACGACATCAGCATCAAAGCTGCTGCACTACAATTTTCACTAGCTAATCCAGCAGTTGCTGCTGTTGTTCCTGGTGCAAGTAAACCGGAACGAATTGTAGAAGACCAAAATGCATTAAACACAGTAATTCCAGCAGCATTCTGGGAAGAAATGCGCGAACAAAAACTAGTAGCACCTAATGCACCACTACCAATCAACGTAAAATAA
- a CDS encoding MBL fold metallo-hydrolase, whose product MENFVCTTCGVQYAASVEEPVSCHICDEERQYVNPKGQSWTTLESLQIGDTYKNEIIEEEGGLYSITTKPGFAIGQTAFVVKTESYRLLWDCITYLDETTITKIKELGGLDAIALSHPHYYSTQVEWAETFDVPIYIHEDDKEWVMRPSSRIIYWSGESLQLADGITVHRLGGHFSGGSVLHWEEGNDGKGILLTGDIIQVVADERWVSFMYSYPNLIPLPARKVEEMVNRVKPLQFNRLYNAFHRVVKENANEAVERSADRYIKAIEGKLFHT is encoded by the coding sequence ATGGAAAATTTCGTTTGTACAACGTGTGGCGTGCAGTATGCGGCGAGTGTAGAAGAACCGGTGAGCTGTCATATTTGTGATGAAGAGAGGCAATATGTGAATCCAAAAGGACAATCTTGGACGACACTGGAAAGCTTACAAATTGGTGATACATATAAAAATGAAATAATCGAAGAGGAAGGTGGACTTTATAGCATTACAACAAAACCAGGATTTGCAATCGGTCAAACGGCATTTGTAGTGAAAACAGAGTCATATCGTTTACTGTGGGACTGTATTACGTATTTAGATGAAACGACAATTACGAAAATAAAAGAGCTTGGAGGATTAGATGCGATTGCATTGTCTCATCCTCATTATTATTCAACGCAAGTAGAATGGGCAGAGACATTTGATGTACCAATTTATATACATGAAGATGATAAAGAGTGGGTGATGCGTCCGAGTAGTCGTATTATTTATTGGTCTGGTGAGTCTTTACAATTAGCGGATGGGATTACTGTACATCGTCTTGGAGGACATTTTAGTGGTGGTTCTGTATTGCATTGGGAAGAAGGTAATGACGGAAAAGGGATTTTGTTAACAGGTGATATTATTCAAGTTGTAGCAGATGAGCGGTGGGTAAGCTTCATGTACAGCTATCCAAACTTAATTCCACTACCAGCGAGAAAAGTGGAAGAAATGGTGAATCGAGTGAAGCCGTTACAGTTTAATCGTTTATACAACGCTTTTCATCGAGTAGTAAAAGAAAATGCAAATGAGGCAGTTGAACGTTCTGCTGACAGATATATAAAAGCAATAGAAGGAAAGTTGTTTCATACGTAA
- the spxA gene encoding transcriptional regulator SpxA, with amino-acid sequence MVILYTTASCGSCRKAKAWLEEHQIDYIEKNIVSNSMTVDELKSILRLTEEGATEIISTRSKTFQDLNINIEELSLNEFYTLIIEHPLMLRRPIMLDEKRLQIGFNEEEIRKFLPRSVRTFLSIELQKLAN; translated from the coding sequence ATGGTAATTCTATATACAACAGCAAGCTGTGGTTCATGCCGAAAAGCGAAAGCATGGCTTGAAGAGCATCAAATTGATTATATTGAAAAAAACATCGTATCAAATTCTATGACAGTTGATGAGCTTAAATCAATTCTTCGTTTAACTGAAGAGGGGGCTACTGAAATTATTTCAACTAGATCCAAAACTTTTCAGGACTTAAATATAAATATTGAGGAGCTCTCGCTTAATGAATTTTATACATTAATAATTGAGCATCCACTAATGTTACGTCGCCCGATTATGCTGGACGAAAAAAGATTGCAGATTGGTTTTAATGAGGAAGAAATCCGCAAATTTTTACCACGTAGCGTCCGAACATTTTTAAGCATTGAATTACAAAAGTTGGCTAATTAA
- a CDS encoding SGNH/GDSL hydrolase family protein translates to MKTLVCFGDSITADETFFDGMPRLTPRLQEMFPNWKVVNAGVPGDNTFDALNRIEEDVISYKPDFVTVFLGTNDAVSFSQVSLQAYKENLEKIVNQVSSDKVLLISPAPVDEERQHNRTNRVLSQYADVVEKVARETGSYFLNVFAEMIQERDYKRFVENDEKDGLHFGPEGYEYVAKLIGEKLKGIL, encoded by the coding sequence ATGAAAACGTTAGTATGTTTTGGAGATAGTATTACAGCTGATGAAACATTTTTTGATGGAATGCCGAGATTAACACCACGTTTGCAAGAGATGTTTCCGAACTGGAAAGTAGTGAATGCAGGTGTTCCAGGTGATAATACATTCGATGCGTTAAATAGGATTGAAGAAGATGTAATATCATATAAACCAGATTTCGTAACAGTTTTTCTTGGTACGAATGATGCAGTTTCTTTTTCTCAAGTGTCATTACAAGCATATAAAGAAAACTTAGAGAAGATTGTGAACCAAGTTTCATCAGATAAAGTACTACTGATTAGTCCTGCACCAGTTGATGAAGAAAGACAGCATAATAGAACAAATAGAGTGCTTAGTCAATATGCAGACGTGGTGGAGAAAGTGGCGAGAGAAACAGGAAGTTATTTTCTAAACGTATTCGCTGAAATGATTCAAGAACGGGATTATAAAAGATTTGTAGAAAATGATGAAAAAGATGGATTACACTTTGGGCCAGAAGGTTATGAGTATGTAGCGAAGTTAATTGGTGAAAAGTTAAAAGGGATTTTATAA
- a CDS encoding DUF7010 family protein, whose product MNVAEAKKDLAIKTKRGLPIILAGVLFWIVMSITGFVLSEKQVVWVYLIGMGCVFPFGLMIAAILKIDMFAKGNPLGVLAGLIGGINVLNIPLVLLAYFQFPEWLPFVVAMLIGVHFIPYVWIYESKSYGLLSVGIVFVTSVCGILFAEKGFTVIPLSVTVVYLLTFISLLIENKKADHYQQKLA is encoded by the coding sequence ATGAATGTTGCAGAAGCGAAAAAGGATTTAGCAATCAAAACGAAGAGAGGCTTACCGATTATATTAGCCGGCGTTTTATTTTGGATAGTTATGAGTATAACGGGATTTGTTCTTTCTGAAAAACAAGTGGTGTGGGTATATTTAATCGGTATGGGCTGTGTGTTTCCTTTCGGCTTAATGATAGCTGCTATATTGAAAATTGATATGTTTGCGAAAGGAAATCCGTTAGGGGTTTTGGCAGGCTTAATTGGTGGGATAAATGTATTGAATATTCCACTTGTATTACTTGCCTATTTTCAATTTCCAGAATGGTTACCTTTTGTAGTAGCGATGTTAATAGGTGTTCATTTTATTCCGTACGTATGGATTTATGAAAGTAAAAGCTATGGTTTATTGTCAGTAGGGATTGTATTTGTAACGTCAGTTTGCGGGATTCTTTTTGCAGAAAAAGGATTTACTGTAATTCCGTTATCGGTTACAGTTGTCTATTTACTTACTTTTATAAGTTTATTAATTGAAAATAAAAAAGCAGATCATTATCAACAAAAATTAGCTTAA
- a CDS encoding winged helix-turn-helix transcriptional regulator: MKTYNIPVEATLEVIGGKWKVVILCHLKKGTKRTSELKRLMPGITQKMLTQQLRELEEDGVIQRKVYDQVPPKVEYSLTDYGSSLGTILDSLCAWGENHLEKNGNTSMLITADE, from the coding sequence ATGAAAACATACAATATTCCTGTAGAGGCGACTTTAGAAGTTATTGGCGGAAAGTGGAAAGTTGTTATCCTTTGTCATTTAAAAAAAGGAACAAAAAGAACGAGTGAATTAAAACGATTAATGCCTGGTATTACGCAAAAAATGTTAACACAACAATTACGGGAACTAGAAGAAGATGGTGTAATCCAAAGGAAAGTATATGACCAAGTACCACCGAAAGTAGAGTACTCTTTAACGGATTACGGTTCGTCTTTAGGAACTATACTCGATTCACTTTGTGCTTGGGGAGAAAATCATCTTGAAAAAAACGGGAACACATCCATGCTGATTACAGCCGATGAATAA
- a CDS encoding winged helix-turn-helix transcriptional regulator has translation MKQYNIPIEATLEIIGGKWKVVILCHLTKGKKRTSELQRLIPEISVRMLTQQLRELEEDGVITREIYKEIPPRVEYSLTDYGWSLQNVLNQLTAWGERCIDRKNTEVK, from the coding sequence GTGAAACAATATAATATACCTATAGAAGCAACTTTAGAAATTATCGGTGGAAAGTGGAAGGTCGTCATTTTATGTCACTTAACGAAAGGGAAGAAGCGAACGAGTGAGTTGCAACGTTTGATTCCTGAAATTTCTGTTAGAATGTTAACGCAGCAACTACGCGAGCTGGAAGAAGATGGTGTGATTACACGTGAAATTTACAAAGAAATTCCCCCTCGAGTAGAATACTCCCTAACCGATTATGGGTGGTCTTTACAAAATGTATTAAATCAATTAACCGCATGGGGAGAACGATGCATAGATAGAAAAAACACAGAAGTTAAGTGA
- a CDS encoding S8 family peptidase, with translation MKNFKGMLISSLAITTFAGIGTTFVTNTVYAANNDSSKIQVRSNKSINTTTGSRLPVLSVNPYDEPRFSRQGYLEEAPLGINAPYAWGIKGGNGQGATFVDLEEGWLLNHEDLVGQNIEFMSGKMSNDLSHGTSVLGVVSAADNGIGNIGIAPKAKAKVISVIRDNGRIDVRDAILSAVDSLQAGDVLLIEESFKYDGYGDDPLPVEVYPSIFNAIRKGTDKGIIIVEAAGNGGIDLDEFKDRNGKQILNRNSPDFKDSGAIIVGASTARVPHKRLAFSNSGSRIDVYGWGEYVDTLDTYQNQNNEGQKVTDQNIINRYTSNFRGTSSASPIIAGAAVSIQGIAKEHLGKAYTPKELRAILSNPNTGTKSNNPSSDKIGVLPDLRAILSNLGFHSDLTTQDSMVFPDNVEKNEGKENSTFVFPGEETKRTGDKNSTVNFPEEDLKQDEKEEGLIVFPD, from the coding sequence ATGAAGAATTTTAAAGGTATGTTAATATCATCACTTGCAATTACAACTTTTGCTGGGATAGGTACGACATTTGTAACAAATACAGTATATGCTGCTAATAACGATTCTAGTAAAATACAAGTTCGTTCTAATAAGAGTATAAATACAACAACTGGCTCGAGATTGCCTGTACTATCAGTCAATCCTTATGATGAACCTAGATTTTCGAGACAGGGATATCTTGAAGAGGCACCTTTAGGAATTAATGCTCCTTATGCTTGGGGAATTAAAGGAGGAAATGGTCAGGGAGCAACTTTTGTAGATTTGGAAGAAGGCTGGTTATTAAATCATGAAGATTTAGTCGGTCAAAATATTGAATTTATGTCTGGAAAAATGAGTAATGATCTTTCTCACGGTACTTCAGTTCTAGGTGTTGTTTCTGCAGCTGACAATGGGATTGGGAATATTGGGATTGCACCAAAAGCAAAGGCAAAAGTAATTTCAGTGATCCGAGATAATGGGAGAATCGATGTAAGAGATGCTATTTTAAGTGCCGTAGATTCTTTACAGGCTGGAGATGTTTTATTAATAGAAGAGTCCTTTAAATATGATGGATATGGAGATGACCCTTTACCAGTAGAAGTATACCCGAGTATATTTAATGCAATTCGCAAAGGTACAGATAAAGGCATTATTATTGTAGAAGCAGCTGGTAATGGTGGGATTGATTTAGATGAATTTAAAGACCGTAATGGTAAACAGATTTTAAATCGAAATAGTCCAGACTTTAAAGATTCAGGAGCTATTATAGTTGGAGCATCTACTGCAAGAGTTCCTCATAAACGTTTAGCTTTCTCTAACTCTGGTAGTAGAATTGATGTATATGGTTGGGGAGAGTATGTTGATACATTAGATACATATCAAAATCAAAATAATGAAGGACAAAAAGTTACAGATCAGAACATAATTAATCGTTATACTTCTAATTTTCGTGGTACTTCTAGCGCTTCGCCTATAATTGCTGGGGCTGCTGTATCGATTCAAGGGATTGCTAAAGAACATTTAGGTAAGGCATATACACCAAAAGAATTGAGAGCAATTTTAAGTAATCCAAATACAGGCACAAAGTCTAATAACCCATCATCAGATAAAATAGGGGTTTTACCAGATTTAAGAGCGATTTTGTCTAACCTTGGATTTCATAGTGATTTGACTACCCAAGATTCTATGGTATTTCCAGATAACGTAGAAAAAAATGAAGGAAAAGAAAACTCAACTTTCGTATTTCCAGGTGAAGAAACAAAAAGAACAGGGGATAAAAATTCAACTGTAAACTTCCCAGAAGAAGATTTAAAGCAGGATGAAAAAGAAGAGGGATTAATTGTTTTTCCGGACTAA